The sequence below is a genomic window from Oreochromis niloticus isolate F11D_XX linkage group LG3, O_niloticus_UMD_NMBU, whole genome shotgun sequence.
atgatgtcaccattGAGATAACCTGTGAGTTCAGTCATTTAGTTTGAAATATACATTCACTCATGATTATCAAACATACAATGTGaagttttctgtgttgatttcatgtttctatttgtatCTCAACTGTTAATATGTGTAAACAGTTTCCAATAAAGTTGttgtaaaacaacaacccaactgGCCTCAGATATTCAGAGGTGAGACGATCACTCTGACATGTGAGGTGCAGGAAGGAGGTGAAACCACTGAGTGGGAGTATGAATGGAGAGGACCCAGGACACCCACACAGTGGACACACAATAATGATGTGACATTCAGAGTTTCTGAGTCCAGCAGTGGAGACTACATGTGTAAGAGTCGACGCAGAGATGACTCATATTCttcaacagagtggagtgaagcCTTCACATTGTCAGGATCAAGTAAgtcatgtttgttgtgtgaTCTCCATTTGACAAATGTCATAATGGTCAGCACAGGATGAATTCAATGGTCTACAAAGCATGTTCCATTGTTAGTCAGACAAAGAGCTGCAGCTGATAGTAGCCTCATTGTAGACAGTTTGTCACCACTTTGTATCATCAACTTTCAGCTGGTATAGAGACGCCaatgctgacctgctgctccatCATCTGAGgacaataatgacagaaataaacAGGATAAGAAGTATAGCATTTTTCAAACTTGCTCAACAAATAACTACAAATCTCCAAATtctattaaacaaaaacaaaatcttctTGGCCTAGAATCTTATGCAAATAATGTGATCtgttaaaataaatgacagtattaaataaataaatagttcaGTCCACTGTGTAATTCACTATGCCTAATACAAACAGCAGGGTGGCATGCTGCTTTGCACTGGTTTCAAATCCACTGTCTGTCTGAGGTCTTTCAGTGTGGAGTTTGAATGTTCTCTCAATGTCTGTGTGGATTTTCTCCAGATTCTCCattttcttcccacagtccactTGTAGATGTGAATGTCTCAGCTCGGTAACAGATGAGCGACCTGTCCCGAGTAGCTTCCTGTTAGCTATGATATGGTCCAATACCTTGTGACCCTAAATTGTTGAAGCAGAATACATTGATGagtttgattaaaaataaatgcaatgaTCAACAATCAGATTTGACATTTTAGTCAAAATATTCAGGGTTGGAGCCACAACCcaaaaaaacatcagtgcaaAGCAGGAAATGGAGGAAAATTGAAGGAGGGAAGTTAAAATAATGTTACTGTTGCTATGCTTACCATCCTCACCAACACTAGACAGCTCCAGCAGGAGGCTAGAATATTGAGATTATTCCCTTTAAACCCACTCCCAGACCTTAAAgaggtgtgtgtgaatgtacCTGTTCACTGATTctgcaaaacataaaaaataacattaaaaatgctGTAGATGTaggaattatttattttatttgtaagtCATTATTTATAGAGTGTAAtatttgtgtttctctttgcCTGCTTGTTTTTGTGACTAAAATAAGCAATCTGGTGTTGTCTTTGTTCAGCTGGATTATTGTGGGATCAGGCAtctctgaaagaggaaaattaTCTTGATGACATCTATCAAAACTTCAAATGGCCTGCAGCATTTATTTTGaatgaattttatatatttttcttatgTAAAACAATCATTTTAAAACCACACCTTAGCGGCATCAGCTTATCACACCTCCACTGCATTTAAGGCTGGACTGGCTCCtgagtttgttgttgttgttgtgtgtgtggctgGCAGCTGACAAGCTGCAGCTGAGAGCTGAAGGAGCAGCAACAGAAATAAAGTGTTGAAAAGCGCTGAAATGTGGTCGGGTCTGTTGCGCGTCTGTTACAGTTTGGAAAGTCACAAGTAACGCAAACTCCACGAAATTACAAATAATCAAATCATATGAGAATGCTTAATGAGGGTCACAAAATGTTACTAAGTCTCTTAATTAAAGTTTTACTATTTCAAATTCCTCTTTGCAGCTATAATGTGTATTTCCTCCTGTGTGGTCTGACATCTGAACCTCAGATTATGAGAAGTCTTCTTGTGAATCTGTTGTTGTGGTGGGAGCAAAGAGACGTCACACAAAATAATGGAGAGGAgtaatttataaataaagtaaagCATCACAATGAAATGGAGCAAAAAACACATTCACTGAAAGGATAAAAGGCATCATGGGTGTGTGTAAGAGTGGAGGAAAGTGAATTACATCAGTAATCAGTAAACACAACTTGGACCCTTTTACCATCCTGTGGTTATCAAAAAGAAGGATGTACTCATAGCATGGCAGTTTGGTCTTATTGCTTCTTACGTGTTGTTGGAAACCTAAATAGAGGTATAGTGATGTTGAATTCTGACAACATCAGGGCAGTGCAATCCTAACCTGTTTGTGTGGtataatatatttattctttCTATCTTTGTCTAAACTCAACAGATCAACCAAAGGCTCAGATAACTTCTGATATGAGAGACGTTCCAGTAGGGGGCAATATGACCCTGAAATGTTCAGTGAACCCATTatcatcatctggatggaaatactactggtaCAGAGATGAGAACTTGTCTAAACCTCTGACCACACGAGATGCAGTTTTCCACTCAAATGAACAAATCAGTGTCTCACAGGAAGGACTCTacaggtgcagaggaggaagaggaaacccagtttactacacagagtaCAGTGATCCCTTTAACACTGATAAAAATGGTAAGTTTTTTTCAGCAATAAATTTACAAACAAACTGTGgaaaacaagttttattttctcctttttgtgcCTGTATTATTGATATCTGAACACATTTGGCATCAGATGTGCAGAGCAGAGAAAATAATTATCAGATGTGAGATCCACAGAGACGACACTCAGTGGGAATATGAACAGAGGTCTACCAAACTtccaagggaaaaaaaataactgtggaagttaaaactgtttatgtttgttttgtttatttgtttgtttaactcTGAAACTTGCAAAGGCAGAATGAAATGTGCACAGCAGTCTTCAACAGACTGAAGTGCTACCATTTTTTTAATACGTTTTATAAAATTATACAATTTTTCAAACTCCCTCTTCTTCCCTCATCCGGATTTTCCATCTTCTTCTCACAGTCCACAGAGTTGGAAACTGCAGGCAGCGTAACATTTTCAGTCAGACAAAGAGCTTCATGTGATCGTAGCTTTCTCACCACTTTGCGTTTGAACTTTCAGCTGGTATATGTAGCACAGTACTGATATACTGTGTtgcgaaatcagttttaccccggttcttttttattcctcgggcatccagagacggcaccggactcagtagtcatttcacaaaacctttattcatctttattcatcttcatataagcatgcatcttctagaagggaagacgtgccaggccggtgtccctctgcagaTCTTCACTCCTTTCTTTGTTACAGTCAGCTTTATAGAAGCaaccccatcataaaacccccatggtgtgcACGTACCcgtgtgtctatgtgagtgcacgtgagtgagtgtgcatgtgggtgtgggtgcgttacagttaaagcactgtgtgtgtgtctctgtgtctgtaacttcctgggggtcataaaagtaatcCCCTCACCCAAGCTACACCACATTCCTTTAGACCACATACAAAACAGAGTTAACAAACTGcaaacactgagacccccacCCAGGTATCccctggggaatttccactcaacatTAACCTCTCTTCGTCtcactttcacagttcaaactgggggagggtctcctagaaatctactcctaagtttatgacacactcaggcctttattacatcctagctaacacatttctaatctctaaaataagctaaacatatCTTCAGCTGCTTTCTCACCTGAGTACAATCatgaaagaaataaacagaaaaaatattgaAGTACTCATTTGTAATTTTAAACCCCTGTAACTAAGGAAACAACTATgatttcacaaaaaaagaataGAACTCATCCTGCCTTATCGTctcattcaaaataaataaaaaaacacagaagcacACTGTTTCTTTCACTATGACTTCATCAGATTAATACAAAAATGCAGTGATGAAGAAAAACATCAGAAATAATGTTACTGTGTAAGCACGCCCAGTCACCTGCGCACAGCTGCAACAGGAGGCGAGCATATTAAAGTGATAAGACACCCTAAAGAGCGGCCAGTATATTATGGACTGACAGACAGATTTGGTCTGATATTTGATTATAAATCCCGGTCCCCATGAGTTTGAAGatatttttgagactcaaaatgtggttttaatgtcagagttacaattaggttatggttaggtttagggttgGAATCAGTGTTAGGCAtttatttttgatggttagggttaggtagGGAAgccattatgtcaatgagatgcCTGCACAAGGatagaaatacacacacatgtgtatgcgtgtgttaTATTGATGATGTGATTTGTGAAATTTTGAATTAGTCTGTATGTTTTGGAGCAGATTAAGAAATTAGTCAGAAGTTAGAAATAACATATTTGAAGCTGCTGCTATTTCACATTTCCCTGTGCAGCTATAATGTGCATCTCCTCCTGTGAGGTCTGGCCTCTGAACCTTACACCAATGAGATGTCTTGTGTTTCCTGGTAAATCGGTTGTTATGAACAGTACCTGTGAGGGAAGCATCATGCGGAGTACAGAAAAAGATTAATTTATAAATGTAAAGAAGAGTTGTGGTCAAATGGATTCAGAAAAAGAAAGTCTATCATGTGCACACTGTAACATGTTTTTTATGGGGGAAAATATGTTTCTAACAGATAAACCCCGTCAGTCTGAAAGACAGACACGAAGACAACACAGAGATGAGACTAAAGGTACAGAGTGGAAAACATGAGGGAGAACTAACTAAATATAAACCATAAAGTGATGAATAACTAAAGCTGAAAGTTTAGGCATGAATAcaagaatataaatgaatatagaaacaaaaacaacaaagcaagAAAATAAACCATAAAGAAGCCATATGAAGTATCAGACCTGAAATACATGCTAAATATAGAAAAGTGACACTGGGGAcgtaaaataatacaaaactaCTAAAAACAGAGAACACAACACAAACTTAAATCACTTTACAAACCTAAAAGGAATCATGATTGTTATTTACAGCAAGTGGTCCCACTTTTAAATGTTGTCAAGTGTGGCACATGTATTGAAGAGgttatataatattattatatatcTTTAAATGAAAGTTACTTTTAAGACTTAAAACTAATGTTTTGCACTTcattttgttcttgttgttaaGGTTCTTTCTATCCCTACTAGTGTGACAAGATCAGCTGACTCAACTGAGTTTGGTTAAGTTTATTAAAGTTAACAGTTCATTTTCCTTATTTGCAATAGCTGTGTCCAGTCCTTTATTTCTTGTTCTGATGATCACTGGACTCATTTTTGGAGTCAtatttattttgctcctgttcCTGTTCCTGTACACAAAGGTCTACAAAAAGAAAGGTGAGACAtattttactctttaaaatatttaaatacgGAGATGCAATATTCCAAAATTGCAAACTGTtcataataatatataaaacgTATTAAACCATCTGAATgctaatgtattattttgaatttttaataAAGGTTCTCCTGACGACCAGAGGGTGAGTCATGATGAAAATCAACAACAAGTCTACTCGTCTCTTCTTCatggttagtttttttttatttttttttttttacctagtTTAAAATATCCTGATGCTTTTCTGTTCTGCAGCTTTAACACTGTTGAATTAAAGAAAGCTAAGACAATAACGAAATTTAATCATGTACAGCATTTATaagtaataatacattttctaaTTTCACTGTATGTTTGTGCTTACACTGACATTAaagcttatcttatcttatctcatctTGTCTTAGTATAAATGTTACTGACAAGAATAGTTGAGTTTACATTATGTGGTGACTCATTTTCTCTGACTTGTAGGTGATCGTTCTGTCTATGAAACAATCAGAGGCTCTGGAAATACTCAAAACGGTACAGTATCAACTTTAATATATAGTTTGTGGAAGCTATGTAATTATAAAATAACAGTGATTATCACTAAAAACAACACtaacattattattttagtttgacCAGAGGGTTTTTACATCTATAATTATAATGAACTGCAGAGCTGTTTCAGGCTGAGagcatatttgaatatattttacAGAAGTTCAGTGTTGTTCATGAATCCACTGAAAGAGAGCATTCATCTAATGTGCTCATTTAAAGCAGAATGTATCTGGAATTGTgaatttattaatttatctGTGCTTTACCGCCCTTGCTCTGTATGAAGCTGGGTGACCTGTGTGATGTAGGTCCAGTAGGTCCTTCTTGTGGACAGTCAGCGATTCTTTCTATCCAAACTGGGTGAGCTATGAGAAGTGACAGTAGTTTGAGCATCTCCTTTCCTATaactcagtggttcccaaacttttttttctagATCCccttttgttttacaagaaaatcttcGTTGTCcaggtgaagccaaagacaagatatgcttcatcatatgttctagtctttggcttggaaggaagttgggttggaaacacatttggcgatgcttcaacctctgctttgcgtttgtgtgggagccccgtcaaaaaacctgtccattatgctagcagtgtccaagcattctttttttttttaattcattgaTTACATTATCTgtgtcagtgttttcattttaaatggttCTGATTTTCTCCTTAACATTGTACAATAAGTTGGTTAGAAATCATATTTAATACCATAGACTTAATAGTGTCTTTTTTTCCAAATGGATATTTCCATTAAGTATTCATGTTCTTTataatcaaatattttttttattaaaggttTTGTATAACATTTCATGTAACAACAAAAAGTTTAAAAGGTGTTATATGTaatatttgttgtgtgtgaaaatgtggcTTTAAATTCAGCTGTTTCTTTGTTACAGTAGATACGATGAGAATATTTTAACACATTAGATCTTCTACATTATCCCCAAAGTAATGAAGAATACATACACTATTCATAAATAGTCTATGGATTTGAATGTATCATGTATTTCATGTCTATTTTTTTCTATACAAATTTGCAATACATTTGTCTTTATGGACCTGGAACAGCAAATAAAGTGGTGATCATTATCTTAAATTGTTATGTGCTTCTGGCCTGTTTTGAGGGATGAGTGTGgttttacagtttattttaagTCAGTGTCAATCATGACCATACATGTACAGTAGCAGTGAACAAAGCCCAATTTTCTAAGACAACTGGCAAATATACAAGAATCTCATGCATTGGCCTACAGTAGCAAAATGGTTCAATCTGGTGGAatatagtgaaaaaaaaaatcaaatgcttTTCTTCAAAATGAAAAGCTGACAATACAGAATGCATTCTTTTATACTGCAGTGGCAGAGAGATTTAAAATGTGGTTTCAGTGGAAGTCAACAGGACATTATTCTCCATTGCACTTCACAAAGCAATGACATTACAATTAAATCAGTTTTGCTGCTGATCTTTGACATGTCCAGGACTCACCACGAGTGTCCTTCCCCTTACTAGATATTATatgcaaaataaacatttcaacaaacaacaaataattaaaatgtttaaactgtcaTTTAAAGGCTTAGAATATCGGAAAATTGATGGAAATATCTTATTGCTTGATCATTGAGATCAAAAGATCTCAAGTTGATTGGGTAATTTatgaaataaagacaaaaatacatTCTTATGTGACGATTTCATGGCAGATTTTGTGTGTGGACAGTTTTTGTCCATTAAGGTGTTGAAAGGGTGTAAAATTTACGTGTTAACAATGATAATCTGGACTCCACTCACCCGACGTTCAGCAATATGCAGACTTTAAAACATGGGACAGTACGACTCTGGACCTTCTATGCAAACACCATGGATACACACATAGCCGGTGCCATCCTCCCAGTAGCTAGATTAGACAAACTTGTCCTGTTAATACTCAGTATACTCATGTCAAAGACTTTCTGTTCtgctaaaagcaaaaaaaaaaaaaacagcaaaggaTTTATCTGCTGCAAAACTATAAATGTAGCACTTATATATCTGATATGACTGATCCAGGCAGTTTGAGATAAAACATCAACTGTGTTTAAGCCTCGGCTTAACTAATTTATAAAAGGCCTTCATTTAGCTCCTCAACAGGAGCTTTTTAGCTCATCTGCGTCAAATGTTTGTACTGCATAAAAATAGCAAGTTGCTTTTCAAGTCCACAGATGTGCATCTCAGGGTATCTTGTGATTGTAGAATTGCTGTGAAATTTAAAATACCTAAattgtacaatataaactgCTTTCTAAATGTGGCTTGtagttttaacttttaacattaaaactacagggtgggccatttatatggatacaccgtaataacatgggaatggttggtgatattaaagtcctgtttgtggcacattagtatatgtgagggggcaaactcctcaagatgggtggtgaccatggtggccatttagaagtcggtcatcttggatacaacttttgttttttcaataggaagagggccatgtgacacatcaaacttattggtaatgtcacaagaaaaacaatggtgtgcttggtttcaacataactttattctttcatgagttatttacaagtttctgaccactcataaaatgtgttcaatgtgctgcccattgtgttggattgtcaatgcaaccctcttctcccactcttcacacactgatagcaacaccgcaggagaaatgccagcacaggcatccagtatccgtagtttcaggtgctgcagatctcttatcttcacaccatagacaattgccttcagatgaccccaaagataaaagtctaagggggtcagatcgggagaccttgggggccattcaactggcccacgacgaccaatccactttccaggaaactgttcatctagggaTGCTcagacctggcacccataatgtggtggtgcaccatcttgctggaaaaactcagggaacgtgccagcttcagtgcataaagagggaaacacatcatcatgtagcaatttcaaaaatccagtggccttgaggtttccattgatgaag
It includes:
- the LOC109194313 gene encoding Down syndrome cell adhesion molecule-like protein 1 homolog, with protein sequence MFSDVSLLDVRMGATLLCELGLFLLCTLLCTGHAQDAVLTIEPNWSSFFTGEFVTFKCDMNERKDTDWYYQIKKDGREFLAYRANKDSKLEIISTHDSGEYQCSGRRKISNDTKNSNTVSVTVLDKPRVTLTAGTTIIPVGGSVTLTCSVQSSDGWKYEWFRRTQRTSEVQIRDQQNRDIRVSQGGIYSCRGTRGNPVYYTDISDDVTIEITFSNKVVVKQQPNWPQIFRGETITLTCEVQEGGETTEWEYEWRGPRTPTQWTHNNDVTFRVSESSSGDYMCKSRRRDDSYSSTEWSEAFTLSGSNQPKAQITSDMRDVPVGGNMTLKCSVNPLSSSGWKYYCVSQEGLYRCRGGRGNPVYYTEYSDPFNTDKNVAVSSPLFLVLMITGLIFGVIFILLLFLFLYTKVYKKKGSPDDQRVSHDENQQQVYSSLLHGDRSVYETIRGSGNTQNGTVSTLIYSLWKLCNYKITVIITKNNTNIIILV